A DNA window from Sulfitobacter sp. BSw21498 contains the following coding sequences:
- the queA gene encoding tRNA preQ1(34) S-adenosylmethionine ribosyltransferase-isomerase QueA: MKLSDFDFDLPERLIATRPAVPRTAAKMLVAQGDIIVDSTVFQIADWLRPGDRLVLNDTRVIPARLTGYRSRDSAQGRVQARIEVTLLEPRGDSDWTALIKPLKKLKLSETVVFSSDLSARLEGIENGQGVLRFNCSGPDFDAALNSAGAMPLPPYIAGKRPADAQDLTDYQTVFAKNAGAVAAPTASLHFDQPLLDQLAAMGVSFSHVTLHVGAGTFLPVKVDDIADHKMHSEWGQVSAQAAAEIVETKAAGGRVIPVGTTALRLVETAARSGIIQPWEGDTDIFITPGFEFNVADALMTNFHLPKSTLMMLVSALMGQTTVQNIYKHAIESNYRFFSYGDASLLFPKT; this comes from the coding sequence ATGAAACTCAGTGACTTTGACTTCGACCTGCCTGAACGCCTGATCGCCACGCGGCCCGCGGTTCCACGGACTGCGGCCAAAATGTTGGTTGCGCAAGGCGATATCATTGTAGACAGCACCGTATTTCAGATCGCGGATTGGCTGCGCCCCGGCGATCGGCTTGTGCTGAACGACACCCGTGTGATTCCCGCGCGATTGACCGGGTATCGCAGCCGCGACAGCGCCCAAGGGCGCGTGCAGGCCCGTATTGAAGTGACCTTGTTGGAGCCGCGTGGCGATTCCGACTGGACAGCATTGATCAAACCTCTGAAAAAGCTGAAACTTTCTGAAACGGTTGTCTTTAGCAGCGATCTTTCTGCGCGACTGGAGGGGATAGAGAACGGACAGGGCGTGTTGCGTTTTAACTGTTCTGGCCCAGATTTCGATGCGGCGCTCAATAGCGCGGGCGCGATGCCATTGCCGCCTTATATCGCGGGCAAAAGACCTGCCGACGCTCAGGATTTGACGGATTATCAAACCGTGTTCGCCAAGAATGCCGGGGCCGTCGCGGCACCAACGGCCTCGCTTCACTTTGATCAACCGTTGCTTGATCAGCTGGCCGCCATGGGGGTCAGTTTCAGCCATGTCACGCTGCACGTGGGGGCGGGTACCTTTCTCCCGGTTAAAGTCGACGATATTGCCGACCACAAGATGCATAGCGAATGGGGGCAGGTGAGCGCGCAAGCGGCTGCCGAGATTGTCGAGACCAAAGCCGCTGGTGGGCGGGTCATACCCGTCGGCACAACCGCGTTGCGGCTGGTCGAGACCGCGGCGCGATCGGGAATTATCCAACCGTGGGAAGGTGATACAGATATTTTCATCACCCCGGGGTTTGAATTTAACGTGGCTGACGCTTTGATGACAAATTTCCATCTTCCCAAATCAACTCTTATGATGCTCGTGTCGGCCTTAATGGGGCAGACAACTGTACAAAACATTTACAAGCATGCGATTGAATCGAATTATCGGTTTTTCTCCTATGGCGATGCGTCCTTGCTGTTCCCTAAGACGTAA
- a CDS encoding MFS transporter: MLQVLTSAWALLLGMCLLMVGNGMQGTLLGIRGGIEAFSTFEMSIVMSAYFVGFLGGSRMAPGMIRRVGHVRVFAALASMISAVMILYPTFPNVLVWSAGRVLIGFCFSAVYVTAESWLNNAATNENRGQALSLYMIVQTFGIVIAQALLLTADPSGFVLFVIPSVLVSVAVTPILLSISPTPAFDTTKPMSLRELAGFSPLGCVGMFLLGGVFSAQFGMASVYGAEAGLTVAQISIFVATFFVGSVILQYPIGWMSDRMDRRLLIVITSVIGGIGSIVGMLLGHNFTILLLTAFVVGGMSNPLYSLLIAHTNDFLEPEDMAAASGGMIFINGLGAILGPVITGWMMGTALGPGGFYLFTAVLFFALSVYASYRATVRPAIPTDETGNYIPIYPAATTVAVELAQEYAIESEQAADAEVP, encoded by the coding sequence ATGCTTCAGGTACTGACCAGCGCATGGGCGCTTTTGTTGGGCATGTGTTTGCTGATGGTGGGCAACGGCATGCAGGGCACGCTTTTGGGTATTCGAGGCGGGATCGAAGCATTTTCGACGTTTGAAATGTCGATCGTAATGTCGGCTTATTTCGTGGGCTTTCTGGGGGGCTCGCGTATGGCACCGGGCATGATCCGTCGGGTTGGTCACGTACGCGTTTTTGCCGCGCTCGCGTCAATGATTTCTGCCGTCATGATTCTATATCCGACGTTCCCGAACGTCTTGGTCTGGTCAGCCGGGCGCGTACTGATCGGATTTTGTTTCTCTGCCGTCTACGTCACGGCGGAAAGTTGGCTAAATAACGCCGCGACCAACGAAAATCGCGGTCAGGCGTTGTCTTTGTATATGATCGTGCAGACGTTTGGCATCGTAATCGCCCAGGCATTGCTGCTCACGGCGGACCCGTCGGGCTTTGTGCTTTTTGTGATTCCGTCCGTTCTGGTAAGCGTCGCTGTTACGCCGATTTTGCTGTCGATCAGCCCCACGCCTGCGTTTGATACGACCAAACCGATGAGCCTGCGTGAACTGGCCGGGTTTTCGCCGCTTGGCTGCGTTGGGATGTTCCTATTGGGCGGGGTCTTCTCGGCGCAGTTCGGCATGGCATCTGTTTACGGCGCTGAGGCGGGGCTGACGGTCGCGCAGATTTCGATTTTTGTAGCGACGTTTTTTGTTGGGTCGGTCATTCTGCAATATCCAATCGGATGGATGTCTGATCGCATGGATCGTCGCCTCCTGATTGTGATTACATCGGTGATCGGCGGTATCGGATCCATCGTCGGGATGCTGCTGGGGCATAACTTTACGATTCTTTTACTGACAGCCTTTGTTGTTGGTGGCATGTCTAACCCACTGTATTCCCTTCTTATTGCGCATACGAATGATTTTCTTGAACCAGAGGATATGGCCGCGGCGTCTGGCGGGATGATCTTTATTAACGGGCTGGGGGCGATCTTGGGGCCTGTGATTACCGGTTGGATGATGGGTACTGCGCTTGGACCGGGGGGGTTCTATCTCTTTACGGCGGTCTTGTTTTTCGCCTTGTCCGTGTATGCATCCTATCGTGCGACCGTGCGACCGGCGATTCCTACAGATGAAACGGGCAACTACATTCCCATTTATCCCGCTGCGACGACCGTCGCGGTGGAGCTTGCGCAAGAATATGCCATCGAGAGCGAACAGGCTGCTGACGCCGAGGTGCCCTAG